The Populus trichocarpa isolate Nisqually-1 chromosome 11, P.trichocarpa_v4.1, whole genome shotgun sequence genome has a segment encoding these proteins:
- the LOC7462355 gene encoding stemmadenine O-acetyltransferase isoform X12, with protein sequence MDVSIISRELIKPSSPSIHHLSPFKLSLLDQLFPTTYVPMVFFYPTKNNQDFKGLQISIQLKRSLSQTLSTFYPLSGRVRNNSLIDNYEKGAPFVETRVKGSLFDFLIQPQLNSLNKFLPCQPLGYQSDPEATPQVAIQVNTFDCGGTALGLCFSHKIIDVATAIAFLDSWAANTRGHYHEQKNPGLFEASSRFPPLNKFLVQVPLWVTENCLFKEGNVTKRFVFDADAVATLRARAKSKRVPNPSRTETLTAFIWKSCTEACRSLCALPRPSVSLHAVNIRQRTKPSFSRYSIGNLWWRSLTACELADTKIELNDLVSLTRESFTNINDDLLKDFQGENGLQGISESLLKQLVGIGSRNPEIFLFSSWLNFDLNDVDFGWGKPIWVGLTGEVGRPSGWANATFFKQTGRNNEIEVWMTLNEKIMSVVERNPEFLEFSTPNPSIFMPHVSS encoded by the exons ATGGACGTCAGTATCATTTCAAGAGAGCTCATCAAACCCTCTTCGCCATCCATCCATCACCTTTCACCGTTCAAGCTGTCCCTTTTGGATCAGCTTTTCCCCACAACTTATGTTCCAATGGTTTTCTTCTACCCAACAAAAAACAACCAAGATTTCAAAGGTTTACAAATCTCAATTCAACTGAAGAGATCACTGTCCCAAACACTATCCACCTTTTACCCTTTATCTGGGAGGGTGAGAAACAACTCTCTTATAGACAACTACGAGAAGGGTGCTCCATTTGTTGAAACCCGAGTGAAGGGGAGTTTGTTCGATTTTCTTATACAACCTCAGCTAAATTCACTGAATAAATTTCTTCCATGCCAACCATTAGGCTATCAATCAGATCCAGAAGCAACACCACAAGTAGCCATACAAGTTAACACATTTGATTGTGGTGGGACGGCACTCGGTCTCTGCTTTTCACACAAGATCATCGATGTAGCTACGGCGATTGCGTTCCTCGACAGCTGGGCAGCCAACACACGAGGTCATTACCATGAGCAAAAAAATCCTGGTCTTTTTGAGGCGTCATCCCGATTTCCTCCGCTAAATAAATTCTTAGTTCAAGTTCCTTTGTGGGTGACGGAAAACTGCTTGTTCAAAGAAGGAAATGTGACCAAGAGATTCGTTTTTGATGCCGATGCGGTTGCCACTCTAAGGGCTAGGGCTAAAAGCAAACGTGTTCCGAATCCATCTCGCACTGAAACACTGACTGCCTTTATTTGGAAATCCTGCACAGAAGCTTGTAG GTCGTTATGCGCTCTGCCAAGGCCGTCTGTCTCTCTACATGCAGTGAATATAAGACAAAGAACAAAACCTAGCTTTTCAAGATACTCTATTGGAAACCTATGGTGGCGTTCACTGACAGCCTGTGAGTTGGCTGATACCAAGATAGAGTTGAATGATTTGGTGAGCTTAACTAGAGAATCTTTCACTAATATAAACGATGATCTCCTCAAGGATTTCCAGGGTGAGAACGGGCTTCAAGGCATATCTGAGTCGTTGCTGAAACAACTGGTGGGTATAGGCTCGAGAAAcccagaaatatttttattttctagttggcTTAACTTTGATTTAAATGATGTCGATTTTGGATGGGGAAAACCTATATGGGTGGGTCTTACAGGAGAAGTTGGACGCCCTTCAGGGTGGGCGAATGCTACTTTCTTCAAACAGACTGGACGAAACAATGAAATTGAGGTGTGGATGaccttaaatgaaaaaataatgtctGTGGTAGAGCGTAACCCTGAGTTCCTCGAATTCTCTACTCCAAATCCTAGTATTTTCATGCCTCATGTATCatcttaa
- the LOC112323307 gene encoding probable disease resistance protein At1g15890 gives MDFGIMLRRKIMVSPVSFVSLNLQRALQLLGLNHIYQELKGLALAYGNLSGIEIGNWVDSMIGGEIVIIDQGRAPEVSEAHPAKGKAFQTTELVGRAFERNVSEIWSWLMKDDVLSIGIYGIGGVGKTSLLRHINDQLLQRPSSFQNVFWITVTQDFSIYKLQNLIAKAVDLDLSNDEDEKKRAVKLSNGLIAKKKFVLILDDLWNHFSPEKVGVPVGVDGCKLILTSRSLRVCRQMCCQEKIKVEPLSEDEAWTLFMEKLGINVELPSEVIEIAKSVAKECTGLLLWIITMAGSMRQVDDIGQWRNALETLKESKIGKGDMEADIFKIIEFSYMNLNDSALQQAFLYCALFPVDSGISREDLVEYMIVEGIVAKRKSRQAESDKGHAMLNKLENACLIESCTREGYRCVRMNTLVRDMAIKIQKVNSQAMVESGG, from the coding sequence atggattttggaattatgttgagaagaaaaataatggtttcGCCTGTAAGTTTTGTGAGTTTGAATTTGCAGCGCGCACTTCAGTTACTAGGATTAAATCACATTTATCAGGAATTAAAGGGCTTGGCGTTAGCATATGGAAATCTTTCAGGTATAGAAATAGGAAATTGGGTAGACAGTATGATTGGAGGAGAGATTGTGATTATCGATCAAGGTAGAGCTCCTGAAGTGAGTGAAGCACATCCAGCTAAAGGAAAAGCATTTCAGACAACAGAGCTAGTGGGTCGTGCTTTTGAAAGAAATGTAAGTGAGATCTGGTCGTGGTTAATGAAGGATGATGTCTTAAGTATTGGTATTTACGGGATAGGCGGTGTTGGCAAAACGTCATTGTTGAGACATATCAATGATCAGCTTCTACAAAGACCAAGCTCTTTCCAGAATGTTTTTTGGATTACTGTAACGCAAGATTTCAGCATTTATAAATTGCAGAATCTCATCGCCAAAGCTGTTGATTTAGATCTTTCAAATGACGAGGATGAGAAGAAAAGAGCTGTGAAATTGTCAAATGGATTGATTGCGAAAAAGAAATTTGTTCTCATTCTAGATGATTTGTGGAATCATTTTTCTCCAGAGAAGGTGGGCGTACCTGTTGGAGTCGATGGATGCAAGTTGATTCTGACAAGTAGATCATTAAGAGTTTGTAGACAGATGTGCTGCCAGGAGAAAATAAAAGTGGAGCCACTTAGCGAGGATGAAGCCTGGACTTTGTTTATGGAGAAACTTGGCATTAATGTTGAACTTCCTTCAGAAGTTATAGAGATTGCAAAATCTGTTGCAAAGGAATGTACTGGTTTGCTACTTTGGATAATAACAATGGCAGGAAGCATGAGGCAAGTGGATGATATAGGTCAGTGGAGGAATGCGTTGGAGACATTAAAAGAGTCAAAAATTGGGAAGGGTGACATGGAGGCTGATATATTCAAGATAATAGAGTTCAGTTATATGAACTTGAACGATTCAGCTTTGCAACAAGCTTTCTTATACTGTGCATTGTTTCCTGTAGATTCCGGAATCAGTAGAGAGGACTTAGTAGAGTATATGATCGTCGAGGGAATCGTTGCAAAAAGGAAGAGCAGACAAGCAGAATCTGATAAGGGCCATGCCAtgcttaataaacttgaaaatgcCTGCTTAATAGAAAGTTGTACACGGGAAGGTTATAGATGCGTCCGAATGAATACCTTGGTTAGGGATATGGCCATCAAAATACAGAAAGTGAACTCTCAAGCCATGGTTGAATCTGGTGGATAG
- the LOC7462355 gene encoding stemmadenine O-acetyltransferase isoform X13 yields the protein MDVSIISRELIKPSSPSIHHLSPFKLSLLDQLFPTTYVPMVFFYPTKNNQDFKGLQISIQLKRSLSQTLSTFYPLSGRVRNNSLIDNYEKGAPFVETRVKGSLFDFLIQPQLNSLNKFLPCQPLGYQSDPEATPQVAIQVNTFDCGGTALGLCFSHKIIDVATAIAFLDSWAANTRGHYLEQINPALFEASSRFPPQNKFLVQFPLWVAENYLFKEGNVTKRFVFDADAIATLRAKAKSKRVPNPSRTETLTAFIWKSCTEACRSLCALPRPSVSLHAVNIRQRTKPSFSRYSIGNLWWRSLTACELADTKIELNDLVSLTRESFTNINDDLLKDFQGENGLQGISESLLKQLVGIGSRNPEIFLFSSWLNFDLNDVDFGWGKPIWVGLTGEVGRPSGWANATFFKQTGRNNEIEVWMTLNEKIMSVVERNPEFLEFSTPNPSIFMPHVSS from the exons ATGGACGTCAGTATCATTTCAAGAGAGCTCATCAAACCCTCTTCGCCATCCATCCATCACCTTTCACCGTTCAAGCTGTCCCTTTTGGATCAGCTTTTCCCCACAACTTATGTTCCAATGGTTTTCTTCTACCCAACAAAAAACAACCAAGATTTCAAAGGTTTACAAATCTCAATTCAACTGAAGAGATCACTGTCCCAAACACTATCCACCTTTTACCCTTTATCTGGGAGGGTGAGAAACAACTCTCTTATAGACAACTACGAGAAGGGTGCTCCATTTGTTGAAACCCGAGTGAAGGGGAGTTTGTTCGATTTTCTTATACAACCTCAGCTAAATTCACTGAATAAATTTCTTCCATGCCAACCATTAGGCTATCAATCAGATCCAGAAGCAACACCACAAGTAGCCATACAAGTTAACACATTTGATTGTGGTGGGACGGCACTCGGTCTCTGCTTTTCACACAAGATCATCGATGTAGCTACGGCGATTGCGTTCCTCGACAGCTGGGCAGCCAACACACGAG GTCATTACCTTGAGCAAATAAATCCTGCTCTTTTTGAGGCGTCATCCCGATTTCCTCCGCAAAATAAATTCTTAGTTCAATTTCCTTTGTGGGTGGCGGAAAACTATTTGTTCAAAGAAGGAAATGTCACCAAGAGATTCGTTTTTGATGCCGATGCCATTGCCACTCTAAGGGCTAAGGCTAAAAGCAAACGGGTGCCGAATCCATCTCGCACTGAAACACTGACTGCCTTTATTTGGAAATCCTGCACGGAAGCTTGTAGGTCGTTATGCGCTCTGCCAAGGCCGTCTGTCTCTCTACATGCAGTGAATATAAGACAAAGAACAAAACCTAGCTTTTCAAGATACTCTATTGGAAACCTATGGTGGCGTTCACTGACAGCCTGTGAGTTGGCTGATACCAAGATAGAGTTGAATGATTTGGTGAGCTTAACTAGAGAATCTTTCACTAATATAAACGATGATCTCCTCAAGGATTTCCAGGGTGAGAACGGGCTTCAAGGCATATCTGAGTCGTTGCTGAAACAACTGGTGGGTATAGGCTCGAGAAAcccagaaatatttttattttctagttggcTTAACTTTGATTTAAATGATGTCGATTTTGGATGGGGAAAACCTATATGGGTGGGTCTTACAGGAGAAGTTGGACGCCCTTCAGGGTGGGCGAATGCTACTTTCTTCAAACAGACTGGACGAAACAATGAAATTGAGGTGTGGATGaccttaaatgaaaaaataatgtctGTGGTAGAGCGTAACCCTGAGTTCCTCGAATTCTCTACTCCAAATCCTAGTATTTTCATGCCTCATGTATCatcttaa
- the LOC7462355 gene encoding stemmadenine O-acetyltransferase isoform X5, with protein sequence MDVSIISRELIKPSSPSIHHLSPFKLSLLDQLFPTTYVPMVFFYPTKNNQDFKGLQISIQLKRSLSQTLSTFYPFSGRVRNNSIIDNYEKGAPFVETRVKGSLFDFLIQPQLNLLNKFLPCQPFGYQSDPEATPQVAIQVNTFDCGGTALGLCFSHKIIDVATAIAFLDSWAANTRGHYLEQINPALFEASSRFPPQNKFLVQFPLWVAENYLFKEGNVTKRFVFDADAIATLRAKAKSKRVPNPSRTETLTAFIWKSCTEACRSLCALPRPSVSLHAVNIRQRTKPSFSRYSIGNLWWRSLTACELADTKIELNDLVSLTRESFTNINDDLLKDFQGENGLQGISESLLKQLVGIGSRNPEIFLFSSWLNFDLNDVDFGWGKPIWVGLTGEVGRPSGWANATFFKQTGRNNEIEVWMTLNEKIMSVVERNPEFLEFSTPNPSIFMPHVSS encoded by the exons ATGGACGTCAGTATCATTTCAAGAGAGCTCATCAAACCCTCTTCGCCATCCATCCATCACCTTTCACCGTTCAAGCTGTCCCTTTTGGATCAGCTTTTCCCCACAACTTATGTTCCAATGGTTTTCTTCTACCCAACAAAAAACAACCAAGATTTCAAAGGTTTACAAATCTCAATTCAACTGAAGAGATCACTGTCCCAAACACTATCCAC CTTTTACCCTTTTTCTGGGAGGGTGAGAAACAACTCTATTATAGACAACTACGAGAAGGGTGCTCCATTTGTTGAAACCCGAGTGAAGGGGAGTTTGTTCGATTTTCTTATACAACCTCAGCTAAATTTGCTGAATAAATTTCTTCCATGCCAACCATTCGGCTATCAATCAGATCCAGAAGCAACACCGCAAGTAGCCATACAAGTTAACACATTTGACTGTGGTGGGACGGCACTCGGTCTCTGCTTTTCACACAAGATCATCGATGTAGCTACGGCGATTGCGTTCCTCGACAGCTGGGCAGCCAACACACGAGGTCATTACCTTGAGCAAATAAATCCTGCTCTTTTTGAGGCGTCATCCCGATTTCCTCCGCAAAATAAATTCTTAGTTCAATTTCCTTTGTGGGTGGCGGAAAACTATTTGTTCAAAGAAGGAAATGTCACCAAGAGATTCGTTTTTGATGCCGATGCCATTGCCACTCTAAGGGCTAAGGCTAAAAGCAAACGGGTGCCGAATCCATCTCGCACTGAAACACTGACTGCCTTTATTTGGAAATCCTGCACGGAAGCTTGTAGGTCGTTATGCGCTCTGCCAAGGCCGTCTGTCTCTCTACATGCAGTGAATATAAGACAAAGAACAAAACCTAGCTTTTCAAGATACTCTATTGGAAACCTATGGTGGCGTTCACTGACAGCCTGTGAGTTGGCTGATACCAAGATAGAGTTGAATGATTTGGTGAGCTTAACTAGAGAATCTTTCACTAATATAAACGATGATCTCCTCAAGGATTTCCAGGGTGAGAACGGGCTTCAAGGCATATCTGAGTCGTTGCTGAAACAACTGGTGGGTATAGGCTCGAGAAAcccagaaatatttttattttctagttggcTTAACTTTGATTTAAATGATGTCGATTTTGGATGGGGAAAACCTATATGGGTGGGTCTTACAGGAGAAGTTGGACGCCCTTCAGGGTGGGCGAATGCTACTTTCTTCAAACAGACTGGACGAAACAATGAAATTGAGGTGTGGATGaccttaaatgaaaaaataatgtctGTGGTAGAGCGTAACCCTGAGTTCCTCGAATTCTCTACTCCAAATCCTAGTATTTTCATGCCTCATGTATCatcttaa
- the LOC7462355 gene encoding stemmadenine O-acetyltransferase isoform X1, with translation MDVSIISRELIKPSSPSIHHLLPFKLSLLDQLLPTTYVPMVFFYPRNNNQDFKGLQISIQLKRSLSQTLSTFYPFSGRVRNNSIIDNYEKGAPFVETRVKGSLFDFLIQPQLNLLNKFLPCQPFGYQSDPEATPQVAIQVNTFDCGGTALGLCFSHKIIDVATAIAFLDSWAANTRGHYLEQINPALFEASSRFPPQNKFLVQFPLWVAENYLFKEGNVTKRFVFDADAIATLRAKAKSKRVPNPSRTETLTAFIWKSCTEACRSLCALPRPSVSLHAVNIRQRTKPSFSRYSIGNLWWRSLTACELADTKIELNDLVSLTRESFTNINDDLLKDFQGENGLQGISESLLKQLVGIGSRNPEIFLFSSWLNFDLNDVDFGWGKPIWVGLTGEVGRPSGWANATFFKQTGRNNEIEVWMTLNEKIMSVVERNPEFLEFSTPNPSIFMPHVSS, from the exons ATGGACGTCAGTATCATTTCAAGAGAGCTCATCAAACCCTCTTCGCCATCCATCCATCAC CTCTTACCGTTCAAGCTGTCCCTTTTGGATCAGCTTTTACCCACAACTTATGTTCCGATGGTTTTCTTCTACCCAAGAAATAACAATCAAGATTTCAAAGGTTTACAAATCTCAATTCAACTAAAGAGATCACTGTCCCAAACACTATCCACCTTTTACCCTTTTTCTGGGAGGGTGAGAAACAACTCTATTATAGACAACTACGAGAAGGGTGCTCCATTTGTTGAAACCCGAGTGAAGGGGAGTTTGTTCGATTTTCTTATACAACCTCAGCTAAATTTGCTGAATAAATTTCTTCCATGCCAACCATTCGGCTATCAATCAGATCCAGAAGCAACACCGCAAGTAGCCATACAAGTTAACACATTTGACTGTGGTGGGACGGCACTCGGTCTCTGCTTTTCACACAAGATCATCGATGTAGCTACGGCGATTGCGTTCCTCGACAGCTGGGCAGCCAACACACGAGGTCATTACCTTGAGCAAATAAATCCTGCTCTTTTTGAGGCGTCATCCCGATTTCCTCCGCAAAATAAATTCTTAGTTCAATTTCCTTTGTGGGTGGCGGAAAACTATTTGTTCAAAGAAGGAAATGTCACCAAGAGATTCGTTTTTGATGCCGATGCCATTGCCACTCTAAGGGCTAAGGCTAAAAGCAAACGGGTGCCGAATCCATCTCGCACTGAAACACTGACTGCCTTTATTTGGAAATCCTGCACGGAAGCTTGTAGGTCGTTATGCGCTCTGCCAAGGCCGTCTGTCTCTCTACATGCAGTGAATATAAGACAAAGAACAAAACCTAGCTTTTCAAGATACTCTATTGGAAACCTATGGTGGCGTTCACTGACAGCCTGTGAGTTGGCTGATACCAAGATAGAGTTGAATGATTTGGTGAGCTTAACTAGAGAATCTTTCACTAATATAAACGATGATCTCCTCAAGGATTTCCAGGGTGAGAACGGGCTTCAAGGCATATCTGAGTCGTTGCTGAAACAACTGGTGGGTATAGGCTCGAGAAAcccagaaatatttttattttctagttggcTTAACTTTGATTTAAATGATGTCGATTTTGGATGGGGAAAACCTATATGGGTGGGTCTTACAGGAGAAGTTGGACGCCCTTCAGGGTGGGCGAATGCTACTTTCTTCAAACAGACTGGACGAAACAATGAAATTGAGGTGTGGATGaccttaaatgaaaaaataatgtctGTGGTAGAGCGTAACCCTGAGTTCCTCGAATTCTCTACTCCAAATCCTAGTATTTTCATGCCTCATGTATCatcttaa